A genomic region of Exiguobacterium oxidotolerans JCM 12280 contains the following coding sequences:
- a CDS encoding S8 family peptidase — MKKQLVSLTVALAVGLPTTAFASSQYVQYDPTFTDQQKQTWLKDQGLKEVRPLKQDGFSLVEPLAHLDEDEIETDLIPVTEVEKAVDSAQLQQTYLDQSRVPTYWKYSHGKSDIRVAIIDDAIDTKHSEFKNVIYKTTTISGIRKPDDHGTHVAGIVAAAEDGKGIVGVASGVKLIGADVFDGDFASSIDIGDGILYAIAQGADVINLSLGQYEFDPYMEAALKKAEAKNIIVVGAAGNDGRNKLLFPASMTSVISVGSVGALGRASSFSNYGRGLNIMAPGEGVYSTIVGNKYGYLDGTSMATPIVSGVIALAKSKNPFVSNNALRNKLYAAATKKSGDTSLHYGNGRLNAGVLAKIPAPISKISIPSVVKPNQTFSFYFNEYSNAKTRTRLYKNGTVVKTFTDKKLLNGLYKFSYKLKDKGTYKLVFTTSAGRHTRTVERVLTVK; from the coding sequence ATGAAAAAGCAACTTGTATCACTCACTGTCGCGCTTGCGGTCGGTCTACCGACGACGGCATTCGCTAGTTCCCAATATGTCCAGTACGATCCGACGTTCACTGACCAACAAAAACAAACCTGGTTAAAAGACCAGGGCCTAAAAGAAGTACGTCCGCTGAAACAGGACGGATTTTCGCTCGTCGAGCCACTCGCACATCTTGATGAGGATGAAATTGAGACAGATTTAATTCCAGTAACAGAGGTCGAAAAGGCCGTTGATTCCGCACAACTGCAACAAACATATCTTGATCAATCTAGAGTCCCTACTTACTGGAAGTACAGTCATGGGAAATCAGATATCCGCGTTGCGATCATTGATGACGCGATCGATACGAAACACTCGGAATTCAAGAACGTCATCTATAAGACGACGACGATTTCCGGAATCCGTAAACCGGATGACCACGGGACGCATGTCGCCGGTATCGTCGCAGCTGCAGAAGACGGAAAAGGCATCGTCGGTGTCGCTTCCGGCGTCAAGTTGATTGGCGCGGATGTTTTTGACGGCGATTTCGCCAGTTCGATTGATATCGGTGACGGGATTTTGTACGCAATCGCGCAAGGCGCAGACGTCATCAATCTGTCTCTCGGTCAATACGAATTCGATCCATATATGGAAGCAGCGCTGAAAAAAGCAGAAGCGAAAAATATTATTGTTGTTGGTGCAGCTGGAAACGATGGACGCAATAAATTACTTTTCCCGGCATCAATGACCTCTGTAATATCAGTTGGATCGGTTGGGGCGCTTGGTCGAGCGTCATCGTTCTCGAACTACGGACGTGGACTGAACATCATGGCACCGGGGGAAGGGGTCTACTCGACAATCGTCGGGAATAAATATGGCTACCTTGATGGGACATCGATGGCGACGCCGATCGTCAGTGGCGTCATAGCGCTCGCAAAATCAAAAAATCCATTTGTTTCAAATAATGCACTTCGGAACAAACTTTATGCAGCGGCAACCAAAAAATCAGGGGATACGTCACTTCATTACGGGAATGGCCGGTTGAATGCAGGTGTTTTGGCAAAAATCCCTGCTCCTATTTCAAAAATTTCAATACCGTCTGTCGTGAAGCCTAATCAAACATTTTCTTTTTATTTTAATGAATATTCAAATGCAAAAACCAGAACGCGTTTATATAAAAATGGCACTGTAGTTAAAACGTTTACCGATAAAAAATTACTGAATGGTTTGTATAAGTTTTCCTACAAGCTAAAGGACAAAGGGACGTATAAACTCGTCTTCACGACGTCTGCCGGCCGCCATACACGAACGGTCGAACGTGTCCTGACGGTCAAATAA